The Salvia miltiorrhiza cultivar Shanhuang (shh) chromosome 1, IMPLAD_Smil_shh, whole genome shotgun sequence genome has a window encoding:
- the LOC131004742 gene encoding auxin-responsive protein IAA33, whose amino-acid sequence MSSSFDPQRQESLKRMWQLERREVNPRRSFFDEELVAAVVPPVTVVLEGRSICQRISLHKHASYHSLARALRQMFAADSSHETNLDLTNAVPGHLIAYEDMENDLLLVGDLNWKDFVRVAKRIRILPVKPKSRNQNKAD is encoded by the exons ATGAGCAGCAGCTTTGATCCCCAAAGGCAGGAATCCCTAAAAAGGATGTGGCAATTAGAGAGGAGGGAAGTAAACCCTAGAAGGAGCTTCTTCGACGAGGAGTTGGTGGCCGCCGTAGTCCCGCCGGTGACGGTGGTGCTGGAGGGAAGATCGATCTGCCAGCGCATCAGCCTCCACAAACACGCCAGCTACCACAGCCTCGCCCGCGCCCTCCGCCAGATGTTCGCCGCCGATTCATCCCATGAAACCAATCTCGATCTCACAAACGCCGTCCCCGGCCACCTCATCGCCTATGAAGACATGGAAAACGATCTCCTTTTAGTTGGTGACCTCAATTGGAA GGATTTTGTCAGAGTCGCAAAGAGAATCAGGATTCTGCCCGTAAAGCCTAAGTCCAGAAACCAGAACAAGGCCGACTga